The genomic interval CGGCGAGCTGACCGGGGCGCAGCGGGCCGTCCTGGTGCTGCGCTTCGCCTGCGACATGTCGGTGCAGGAGGTGGCGGCGGTGCTGAACACCTCCACCGGCAACGTCAAGAGCCACACCGCACGGGGGCTGGCGGCACTCCGGCGCCACCTCGACGTCCAGCAGTCCGGCACCGGCACCGCAGAGCGCTGAGGGGGAGATCATGCCTATCGAAGACGACCAGGAGACGGCGCGGACGCTGCACACACTGCTGCGCGAGGCGGCGGTGCCGCCGAGCAGGGCCGACATCGGCGAGGCCGTCCGGCAGGGGCGCCGGGCCGAGCGACGTCGCCGGGGCGCGGCAGCCACGGTGGCGGCGGTGGCGCTGCTCGGGGTGATCGGGACGGCCACGGTGGTGCTGGGCCGGGGCGGGGAGGTCCGGCCGGAGCCGGCCCGCCCCGTCCCGTCGATCTCGCCCGGCCCGATCGGCACCGTGCCCGCGCAGGTGCGGACCGTGCCGGTGACCATCAGCGACGAGACGCTGAGCTGCGACATCGCCCCCCTCGTGCTGCCGACCGAAGCCCGTCAGGTGCACGTCGAGGGGATCGACCCGAGCGGGCGGTTCATCGTCGGCAGGATCGCGATTGCGGCCGGACGGGTAGCGCAGCGCGCCGAAGGGCAGCAGGTGCTGTGGGATCGGGGCACGCCGAAAGTCTTCCACGTGCCGAACGGCTCACGTCGCGGATCGCCGGTGGTGAACGCCGACGGTGTGGTGGCCGGCACCGGGAACGACAACCAGGGCCAGGGGCGTGAGCGGGAGTTCGGCTGGGTCTACCGGGACGGCCAGGTCCACCGGCTGCCACTGCTCTCCGGTTACGACGCGGCCCGGGTCGGGGCGATCACCCCGCAGGGCGACATCGTCGGGCACGCCTACCGGATACCGCCGATCGGTGAGACGGTCAGCGTCGCCGTACCCGTGCTCTGGCGGTCGGACGGCACCGGCGGCCCCTGGCCGCTGAGCACCCCGGAAAACGGCGGCGAGGTGCTGGGGGTGACCCGGGACGGCACCGTGGTCGGCGCGCACGGGATGTCCCGGATCCGGATCTGGCGGCCCGACGGCAGCGCCGCCGACCTGCAACTGCCGCCCGGGATCACCCGGACCTCCGGCTGGCACGTCAGCGGCGACTGGGTCACCGGGTTCGTCGCGCCCGGCGACGCGCAGTCGCCGACCCCGCTGATGCGCTGGAACGTCCGCACCGGAACGCTCGACGTCTATCCCCGCATCGACACCGAGGGCGTCTTCAGCATGGCCGTCAACGCCGGGGGAAGGATGATCGTCTCGACCGCGAAGGACCGCCAGTTGGTGGTGGCCCCGGACGGCACGGTCCGCCGGCTGCCGACGCCGCCGGGCGCGGAGGAATGGCCGAAGCAGCTCGACGCGAGTGTCATCAGCGACAACGGGCTGGTGGTCGGCAGCGCCTACCACGGGCCGAGCGCCCCGGTCGTCCGCCGCGACTACACCTGGCAGTGCGGCGGATGAGACCCCGGTAGCCGGCCGAGCGCCGTCCCTCCGCCGCCGGCGGCACCAGCGGCGGAGGGACGGGCCGTCGTCGGGTACGTCCCCGACGGCCGGGTCGGCACCGGTCAGCCGGTCGCCTCGATCTTCAACAGGTCGACCTGGCCGAACGCGTCCATCTCGACGTTGCTGACCCGGGTCGAGTGGCCGAAGTTGTTCTGGCCGAACCGGAGCGGGATCACCGGCATCTCCCGGGCCAGGATCTGCTCCGCCTCCTGGTACTTCTTGATCGCCGCCTCCTGGTTCGGCGCCCGCTCACCCTCGGCGACCAGCCGGTCGAACTCGGCGTTGCTGAAGCCGTAGTAGTTCGACGACCCGTCGGTGGTGTAGATCGGCCCGAGGTAGTTCTGCATCGACGGGTAGTCCATCGACCAGCCCATCCGGAACATCCCGACCGGCGTCTTCGCCTCCACCTTGTTGAGCAGGTCGGCGAACCTCGCCTCCGGAGTACTGCTGCACTTCACGCCGAGGTTGTTGGAGAGCTGGTTGCAGGTGGCCTCCACCCACTCCTGGTGGCCGCCGTCGCCGTTGAAGGAGATCTGCAACCGGGCCGGTCCGCCGGCCGCCTGGTAGTCGGCCTTCGCCCTCGCCGGATCGAACTGGCACGCCTCGCCGCAGGTGTCCGGCCGGGCACCGGCGAGCAGCGGGGAGACGAAGGACCGCGCCGAGGTCTGCGAGTCCTTGAAGACGGACTTCACTATCTCGTCCCGGTCGATCGCCATCGAGATCGCCTTGCGTACCTCGGCCCTGGCGAACTCCGGCTGGAAGGTGGGGAAGGCGAGGAACTGGAACGACGACAGCGGGCTCTTCTTGAACCGGTCGCCCAGGTCGCCCGGCGCGGTGCCCAGCGCCTCGGTCGGCACCTGCCTGGTCACGTCGTTGTTCCCGGCGAGCAGGTCGGCGTAGTCGGCGGCCAGCTCCTGGTAGATCTGGAAGACCACGCCGCCGATCTTGGGCTTCGGGCCGGGGTACGCGTCGTAGCGCTCGACCTCGATCCGGCTGT from Plantactinospora sp. BC1 carries:
- a CDS encoding ABC transporter substrate-binding protein, giving the protein MPVSRRMTWSAAALAAVLAATGCSGGGEDPSTSDADAVVRIGIAEPQHLIPSNATESAGAQVLAALYTPLVDFDENKKPFEVAAESIESTDNKLWTVKLKSGYTFHNGEPVNADSYINAWNHAAYGPNGHGGAYFFGKVQGYDDLQSTDPDGEGPQKAPEPKAKKLTGLQKVDDLTFTITLSASFAEFESVLGYHVFAPLPNAAWASDGVLKEGFEQAPIGNGPFRMKGSWQHDSRIEVERYDAYPGPKPKIGGVVFQIYQELAADYADLLAGNNDVTRQVPTEALGTAPGDLGDRFKKSPLSSFQFLAFPTFQPEFARAEVRKAISMAIDRDEIVKSVFKDSQTSARSFVSPLLAGARPDTCGEACQFDPARAKADYQAAGGPARLQISFNGDGGHQEWVEATCNQLSNNLGVKCSSTPEARFADLLNKVEAKTPVGMFRMGWSMDYPSMQNYLGPIYTTDGSSNYYGFSNAEFDRLVAEGERAPNQEAAIKKYQEAEQILAREMPVIPLRFGQNNFGHSTRVSNVEMDAFGQVDLLKIEATG